The Nicotiana sylvestris chromosome 6, ASM39365v2, whole genome shotgun sequence genomic sequence cagtgctcccggtacgtcgccccctcttcggccccagttgaatgtctgctcgggtaccccaagtctagaccaaaacctcaggagttaaacctagaaaaacacagttTCATGTCGGATCCATaataggaatgtttgtttgcatcatgtgcttttgacttaggggactcaacacaggggttgggtctgtctaggacaggtgtgcccgaaataacagaccatcctgatgcattctatgtgctatgtgaacatttatttgttttggcttgcatgctgaccggttagGGAAAATAAAGCGAAAAAAGGGGAAAACTAAGAGTGATATAGGAAAGGAAATGAAATCTGGTTCTAAacatcccggtatttgaaaaacgtcctgaaactctgcccaaaatttttcaaaaaaaaagagttattttAAAAAGAGTCAACACTGTGTTCTTTCAATTGTGTCAAAACtaaccgaactacgcaggtctggttctcaccggatgtgggatacgtaggcaacctacataaggttcggcattatttttgaaaaaaaaaagaaaagaaaaacaagaaaagatggTCGGTGGTCGAGTGAATGCACTCTTgacttttggtcaaaataagccgatctaGCTtcgtgtcttaaaccgttcttgccaagatagcctcagagtattgtttcagttgtcgaaaggctatttccgtaaaagaatggacaagtttgtgaggggtcataaaataattcccACCGGCCTCAAAATTCGCATGAAATTGGaaaggggccgcatttgcaaatacaaccatttggctaaagttggcatataagggaagagattatggttcttttcttcttttattttctctttttttcttttcttcttcaaaatactgtttacaaaagggtcaactcgagtcaaccctaaccttaatcttccacaggaacaaatgaataccatccaggaaccgccagaagtggtcagggaataGGCTTGACTACActtgcatatgtggtggaatgatctcgACGAAGATGGttagaaatgggtgaaaaagcacttgggtgctcttatagacatctttTAAATCAAACCACGGCAAGATCTGGTCAAagctttggtaactttctgggatcctgtccacaatgtcttccgtttctcggattttgagatcactcctactttggaggagatagccgggtacattgaattcggacgggacttgaggaagcaacaacttatatttccaagggctccatcggtgcacaagttctttgacatcttgaatattagtaaacagacaaataaggaacgtgtgagcaacgagtgttgtgctttccatttcttatacttcagttTCGAGCATtctgctggttttgaaacgcatgaaaagggtctAAGCAATAAAAAAACTACAGCCTTTGGCAAGTTCATCgtcggttcgcatttattgtggcattcttggggatcatggtttttccaaatgagaaagggacgGTGGATATTTGTATGGCTAGAATTTCACAAATCCTTACTACCAAGGGAaatcatacacttgccccgttggtgctgGCAGATATCTATCGAGCATTGACTTTGtgcaaagcaggggctcaattttttgaaggttgcagTATCATTCTGCAAATATGGTTGATCGAACatcttcgccatcatcccagattcatgagttacggttcgagcccaaacaacttcatcattagttatgagaagaggataaaagattacaacacgccagaaggatttgaagcatgggtttctcatttgaaagttcttgacgcaggtcaggtcgagtggactattgGATGGTTCCcgaggacagaagccatctatatgactgctaccaaaggataCCTGAGGATAATGGGCGTAAGGAGTATTTAGCCATttgcaccgcagagggtcttgaggtaattgggaaggtatcagattgtgcctgaagatgaagatctaagcacccaagTCATAGAGTTTCATCCAGTAGCTGCATTGCCTGAGGCTATAGTTTAGCAGGATTGGAATAACTGtcggtatctaaaaaatggcacccaggtaccagatatCGCCAAGGGGGGAAATAGATCCAAATTATgttgcttggtttgagaaaatatcttatgtaaacaacgagccagagcccgagacgcccgccaaaaggcctcatgttcaagcctttgatgataaaattcaagagaggttagcttgggggagaaggaaaaggaatataaggccatcatccatggtctacgagaagaattgagaaatgtcaccttcaacaatgatttgtaggcacaagaggccgaaggtggaaggagaagattggtgcgagaaaatgaggccctcagagctcaggttcgacagttgaaaattgaagccgagaacccaggccaAAGTAGGAAAGACGagaggctcatttacaacctcactcaaaaggtacgtgactatgaagatgaccttcagaaagctgagtctgaactagcaaaagcacgggcAAGGTTGGCTGAAAGCGTCGAAGGGCGTGAAgctttcgttcaacagatgaaatgaagatatgaaagaggggtcatAGGTTGGtaaaaggcaattggcaacctcgagggtgaaatggctaaacaagccaagaattttaaggctgaaagagagcattacgccttaatggcacggctagaaagggacttgcaacaactccaagagcatAACCAGGcagccgaacaaactttggaagccagaaccgaacaaattgggcgtttgttgtaagagaagggcgtcataagagagtgAGTCAGGAGGGTCGCCAACTATAtcgcaatgaagtgcagtagctataaggatatgacgagatctatgttcttcgctactgtgatgaCTTTTGTTCGCCGGGTAATGGAAAATCTCCACCACTTTCAGGGGGATTTAGCGAGTCGGCCCGCaacaaggccgaatgatgccccacAGGTCCCGGGGacaattgaggcattgatgtattcgtgattccttgagtctgtattttctttccgttaaagtcttccagttgttttggagtctgtatttctatTATCGGAGTATGTGGGTGGTTGTTGTTTTAGTCTGTATCTCgagtttgttagtttctttcgagtctgttagtttcagtctttgtaatagcatttttatatatgaaaactgaaaatcccaaaatgttttacttcacacttatccccaagaactatacttggtctgattcatgcgaggtcatgatacgtaggcaatctccataggattcgaccgtaaccaaataaaagagagaaagaaagagaggaaaaacaagagagagtaaaaacaaagagagaatgaaaggaaggaaaagaaaagaaagaaaatgggaTGTTTGCAAtcgaaagaaagaaaagggatgATGCATGCAAccaatcaaatacataatagagtcaGTTAACtttttaggtgcattcatgcccaatgtgcggttaccaatatGTTAAAGCCTAAttgctaacaaggttgttgttgatgtattgagctcaggcaggtggttagttgactggcattctggcaactcactcctacaatatccgatcgaaagacaggctgaatattgTCAACtaggaaccggaaacaagtattgtcgacccatcaaaagaggtggaagaaatggacgttaatgcaatgagggaagaaatgtataagctaaaacagtagatggctgaaatgtaccaagcctgggagAAGGGGCACTCACCaccagtttatcccgccaaccctgcttatatcccaccatcagcccaacctccggagcctcccactgtgaactcatcccagcctttcccctctaccaacaatgccatggcgccacttcccaaacttctcaagctccaccacccaaacaagtctcataccctcctccgccaattaCACATGTTTTGGTGGCACCTCCACCtactacattacaccgatcttccagtgaacccctgttccaaactcacgaaaaccaatactatccccttgaacccaccttcaaagttccataaccatatccttacacccctcatcttgatatcccggccTAGACCGAGAAGCCGCCCAAAAATCTCgtgcatgaagagatgatcaaaaaggtcaaaagcttagaacaatctttccgagatatgagggggctgggaggtcaagtgagtgtggcctataaggatttatgtctgttcccagatgttcagttgccagcagggttcaaaattcctaagtttgatttgtacgaagggcatggtgacccagtagcgcAATTAAGAGGATTTAGTAGCATAATGAGAGAAACAGGTGGAAGaaatgaattgctgatggcatatttcagccaaagtttcaGTGGATCAGCCttggaatggtacaccagacaagatcacaataggtggtacacatgggacgacttggcccaagccttcgcctgccattttcagtacaacctcgaaatcatcccagatcgtctgtcattgacaaagcttgagaagaagcctGGTGAGAGCTTCAGgaaatatggattccgttggcgAGAGCaggcagcgagggttgaccctccgatgaaagaaagtgagatgcttgattatttct encodes the following:
- the LOC138871940 gene encoding uncharacterized protein; the encoded protein is MAKQAKNFKAEREHYALMARLERDLQQLQEHNQAAEQTLEARTEQIGHVQLPAGFKIPKFDLYEGHGDPVAQLRGFSSIMRETGGRNELLMAYFSQSFSGSALEWYTRQDHNRWYTWDDLAQAFACHFQYNLEIIPDRLSLTKLEKKPGESFRKYGFRWREQAARVDPPMKESEMLDYFLQALEPTYFGHLVSTVGKSFNKVVKMGGMVEEGLKSNKIMSYSAIKATTKAIQNGTGGVLGKKKKEDVATIESGAWVGSRNLSRYHNQPRPYPLT